Proteins co-encoded in one Chrysemys picta bellii isolate R12L10 chromosome 13, ASM1138683v2, whole genome shotgun sequence genomic window:
- the LOC101939500 gene encoding olfactory receptor 10A7-like: protein MSVKNQTSVMEFILLGFSHVPDVLQGLLFVGVGAAYMVILLGNSLIIFITLVDAALHTPMYFFLRNLSFLEICYASVTIPRMLFNLLVGSKAISILGCAAQVYFFHSFGISECFLLLAMAYDRCIAICCPLRYTLIMSRSLCLQMVAVSWAAGSLVSSGHVSSVFTLPYCGPNEIDHFFCDIPPVLKLACADTYRSETELFILIVLLAIVPSFLILVSYSQIISTILKMPSTEGKHKAFSTCSSHLIMVTLFLGTGSVVYLQPKSSSYVESNKLLSLLYTVVTPMLNPIVYGLRNEKLKGALRKSCRKIYFWAGRHLRKSSDPAPLH, encoded by the coding sequence ATGTCAGTCAAAAATCAGACCTCTGTAATGGAGTTCATTCTGCTCGGGTTTTCTCATGTTCCTGACGTGCTGCAGGGCTTGCTTTTTGTAGGGGTGGGTGCTGCTTACATGGTGATCCTACTGGGTAACAGCCTAATTATTTTCATCACACTGGTGGATGCTgccctccacacccccatgtatttcttcctgagAAACCTCTCCTTCCTGGAGATCTGCTATGCTTCGGTCACCATTCCGAGGATGCTGTTCAACCTACTGGTGGGGAGCAAAGCCATTTCCATTCTGGGCTGTGCTGCACAGGTGTATTTCTTCCATTCCTTCGGTATATCTGAGTGTTTCCTTCTTCTAGCCATGGCATATGACCGATGCATTGCCATTTGCTGCCCCCTGCGCTACACGCTTATTATGAGCAGAAGCCTTTGCCTGCAGATGGTAGCTGTGTCCTGGGCTGCAGGTTCCCTGGTGTCCTCAGGGCATGTCTCTTCAGTGTTTACTTTACCCTACTGCGGGccaaatgaaattgaccatttcttctGCGATATCCCTCCTGTGCTGAAGCTGGCCTGTGCAGATACCTACAGGAGTGAGACTGAATTGTTCATCCTCATTGTTCTACTGGCCATAGTCCCCTCATTCCTGATCCTGGTATCCTACAGTCagatcatctccaccatcctgaagATGCCCTCGACTGAAGGGAAgcacaaagccttctccacctgctcctctcaccttaTCATGGTGACCCTCTTCCTCGGCACAGGGAGTGTTGTTTACCTGCAGCCCAAGTCCAGCTCTTATGTGGAAAGCAACAAGCTGCTCTCCCTGCTCTACACTGTTGTGACACCGATGTTGAACCCCATTGTCTATGGCTTGAGAAATGAGAAGCTGAAGGGAGCCCTAAGGAAATCATGCAGAAAAATCTACTTCTGGGCTGGAAGGCACCTCAGAAAGTCATCAGATCCagctcccctgcactga
- the LOC101934568 gene encoding olfactory receptor 10A4-like → MSMWNHTTVTEFILVGFSNHPNLQVPLFLIFLGVYTITLTGNMLIILVTSIDPSLHSPMYFFLRNLATLEIGFTLVIVPKMLVNLLVENKIISFAGCASQLYFFSFFGTAECCLLTDMAYDRYVAICNPLHYPDIMNRRACFQLAGLSCFSGFPVATVQMMWIFSLPFCGPNQVNHFFCDAPPILELACSNTYLFEIKALIATVLFIIVPFLLILVSYMRIITTILRMPSEEGRHKAFSTCSSHLVVVTLFYGTASSTYFRPKSNYSPDTKKLISLSYTVITPMLNPIIYSLRNKEVKSALRRTLGRKLFSEKM, encoded by the coding sequence ATGAGCATGTGGAATCACACGACTGTCACAGAATTCATCCTTGTGGGGTTTTCCAATCACCCCAACTTGCAGGTTCCGTTGTTCCTGATCTTCCTTGGTGTTTATACCATAACCCTGACAGGAAACATGCTCATTATCCTGGTGACATCAATTGACCCCTCTCTCCAtagccccatgtacttcttcctccgGAACTTGGCCACCTTAGAGATCGGCTTCACTTTGGTCATCGTCCCGAAGATGCTTGTCAATCTCTTGGTGGAAAATAAAATCATTTCCTTTGCCGGCTGTGCATCTCAGCTctatttcttttccttctttgGGACAGCTGAGTGCTGCCTTTTGACCGATATGGCCTATGACCGCTATGTGGCCATATGCAACCCGCTTCACTACCCAGACATCATGAATAGAAGGGCTTGTTTCCAGTTGGCTGGACTCTCATGCTTCTCTGGATTTCCAGTGGCCACTGTGCAAATGATGTGGATATTCAGTCTGCCATTCTGTGGGCCAAATCAAGTCAACCACTTCTTCTGTGATGCCCCTCCCATACTGGAGCTGGCCTGTTCCAACACCTATCTCTTTGAAATCAAGGCCCTCATAGCTACTGTGCTTTTCATCATCGTCCCATTCCTGCTGATCCTGGTTTCCTACATGCGGATCATCACCACCATCCTGAGGATGCCCTCAGAAGAGGGCAGacacaaagccttctccacctgctcctcccacctggTGGTAGTGACTCTCTTCTATGGCACGGCCAGCTCGACCTACTTCCGACCCAAATCCAACTACTCCCCAGACACCAAGaagctcatctctctctcctacaCGGTGATCACTCCCAtgttaaaccccatcatctacagcctgaggaacaaagaggtgaaaAGCGCCTTGAGGAGAACATTGGGCAGGAAACTCTTTTCAGAGAAAATGTAA